In the Sinomonas cyclohexanicum genome, CGCTCGGAGGCGTCCCACCGGCCGTACGCGTCGACAATGTCGCTCACGAGCCGGTGGCGGACCACGTCCGAGGCGTCAAGGACAGAGAAGCTCACGTCCTCGAGGCCCTGGAGGATCTGCTGCACGATCCGCAGCCCCGACGCGGTGCCGGAGGGCAGGTCCACCTGGGTCACGTCTCCGGTGACGACCATCTTCGAGCCGAACCCGAGCCGGGTGAGGAACATCTTCATCTGCTCGGGCGTGGTGTTCTGCGCCTCGTCGAGGATGATGAACGCGTCGTTGAGCGTCCGTCCGCGCATGTACGCGAGCGGTGCCACCTCGATCGTCCCCGCCGCCATGAGCCGCGGAATCGATTCAGGGTCCATCATGTCGTGGAGCGCGTCGTACAGCGGGCGGAGGTAGGGATCGATCTTGTCGCTGAGCGTCCCCGGGAGGAACCCGAGCCGCTCCCCCGCCTCGACGGCCGGCCGGGTCAGGATGATGCGGCTGACGTCCTTGTGCTGGAGGGCCTGGACCGCCTTGGCCATGGCCAGGTAGGTCTTGCCCGTCCCCGCAGGGCCGATCCCGAAGATCACGGTGTTGGCGTCGATCGCGTCGACGTAGTCCTTCTGGTTGGCGGTCTTCGGGCGGATCGTCCGGCCACGGCTCGAGAGGATGTTGTGGGTCAGGACGTCCGAGGGGCTCGCGACCGTCTGCGTGCGCAGCATCGCCACGAGCTGCTCGAGGGAGGCCGTGGTGACGGTCGCCCCGCTCGCTGCGATAGCCGCGATCTCCTCGAAGAGCCGCTTGATATGCGGGGCCTCGGCCGGTGGCCCCACGATCGTCAGCTCGTTGCCGCGCGCGTGGATCGACACCGACGGGAACTGCT is a window encoding:
- a CDS encoding PhoH family protein, with the protein product MGWGLRANCFPSDAGLIRSPRTYDGASPVGPDEEEDPPVTAEFPHTTPAARTEVLRFGSSEEMVRILGPHDEALRYVEEQFPSVSIHARGNELTIVGPPAEAPHIKRLFEEIAAIAASGATVTTASLEQLVAMLRTQTVASPSDVLTHNILSSRGRTIRPKTANQKDYVDAIDANTVIFGIGPAGTGKTYLAMAKAVQALQHKDVSRIILTRPAVEAGERLGFLPGTLSDKIDPYLRPLYDALHDMMDPESIPRLMAAGTIEVAPLAYMRGRTLNDAFIILDEAQNTTPEQMKMFLTRLGFGSKMVVTGDVTQVDLPSGTASGLRIVQQILQGLEDVSFSVLDASDVVRHRLVSDIVDAYGRWDASERARQERRRRERAV